The window GGACGGCGGACACCGGCGCGTGGCTGTCGGCGCGCTCTCCTACGTGGTGCACAAGCACGCGGCGCGGAATCTGCACTACGATCTGCGCCTGGAACTCGACGGCGTGCTTCTGTCGTGGGCGGTGCCCAAAGGGCCAAGCCTCGACCCAGCGGACAAGCGGCTCGCGATGCGGGTCGAAGACCATCCGCTCGAGTATGGCGCGTTCGAAGGCACGATCCCTCCAGGCGAGTACGGTGCGGGAGCGGTGATCGTGTGGGACCGCGGGACGTGGCGACCTCTCGCAAGCGGCTCCGGAAGTGCGCACGCGGAGCTGGAAGCCGGAGCGCTTAAGTTTGCGCTTCAAGGCGAGAAACTCACCGGTGCCTGGACGCTCGTGCGAATGAAGCCACGCCCGCGGGAACGCACAGAAAGCTGGCTGCTCATCAAGGAGCGCGACGGGCACGCGCAGCCTCGCGGCGAG is drawn from Clostridiales bacterium and contains these coding sequences:
- a CDS encoding DNA ligase, producing the protein MSAMPLDEYRSKRDFSRTAEPAGEPDGGHRRVAVGALSYVVHKHAARNLHYDLRLELDGVLLSWAVPKGPSLDPADKRLAMRVEDHPLEYGAFEGTIPPGEYGAGAVIVWDRGTWRPLASGSGSAHAELEAGALKFALQGEKLTGAWTLVRMKPRPRERTESWLLIKERDGHAQPRGE